A DNA window from Jaculus jaculus isolate mJacJac1 chromosome 1, mJacJac1.mat.Y.cur, whole genome shotgun sequence contains the following coding sequences:
- the LOC101594022 gene encoding olfactory receptor 10AG1-like — protein MQSTAIELQKENNLRITETNLSKPVEFVLLGFSDIPKLHWFLFGIFLVIYVIILLGNGIIILLTRLEPSLQTPMYFFISNFSFLEICYVSVTIPRMLMDLWTLKGNISYLACAAQMCFFLVLGATECFLLAVMAYDRYVAICNPLHYPLVMCHKVCTQLVVGSWVGGIPVQVGQTFQIFSLPFCESHQINHFFCDIPPMLKLACGDIFVNEMVVYVFAVLFVTVPFLLILGSYSQIISTVLKLPSNTGRSKAFSTCSSHLIVVFLFYGSASVSYLNTKSNQYEGTDKLLSLFYTILTPMFNPMIYSLRNKDVTQALRKTLSLRFNLILGFMHIIRSTGDVANHNLRRYSFH, from the exons ATGCAGTCCACAGCTATAGAGCtacagaaagaaaacaacttgAGGATTACAGAAACAAACCTCTCAAAACCAGTGGAATTTGTTCTCTTGGGATTTTCTGATATTCCCAAATTACACTGGTTTCTCTTTGGAATATTCTTAGTCATCTATGTGATTATCCTGTTGGGGAATGGTATCATTATTCTGTTAACAAGACTAGAGCCTAGCCTCCAGACCCCCATGTATTTCTTTATCAgcaatttttctttcttggaaATATGTTATGTGTCTGTTACTATTCCTAGAATGCTCATGGATCTTTGGACTCTGAAAGGAAACATTTCTTATTTGGCCTGTGCTGCACAAATGTGCTTCTTCCTTGTGCTAGGGGCCACAGAGTGCTTCCTCCTGGCTGTGATGGCCTATgaccgctatgtggccatctgTAACCCTCTGCATTATCCTCTTGTCATGTGCCACAAGGTGTGCACCCAGCTGGTGGTTGGCTCTTGGGTTGGTGGAATTCCAGTTCAGGTAGGGCAGACGTTCCAGATTTTCTCTCTGCCCTTCTGTGAATCTCACCAAATAAATCATTTCTTCTGTGACATTCCCCCCATGCTCAAGCTGGCCTGTGGAGACATCTTTGTGAATGAGATGGTTGTCTATGTATTCGCTGTGTTGTTTGTCACTGTTCCTTTCCTGTTAATCCTTGGATCCTACAGCCAAATAATCTCAACCGTCCTCAAATTACCATCAAACACAGGAAGGAGCAAAGCCTTTTCCACATGCTCCTCTCACCTTATAGTTGTCTTTTTGTTCTATGGATCAGCCTCTGTCTCCTACTTAAACACCAAATCCAATCAGTATGAAGGAACAGACAAACTACTCTCTCTATTCTATACTATTTTAACCCCAATGTTCAATCCTATGATATATAGCCTCAGGAACAAGGATGTCACTCAAGCACTGAGAAA AACCTTGTCTCTTAGGTTTAACCTAATCTTAGGTTTTATGCATATTATCAGATCCACAGGGGATGTTGCTAACCACAATTTAAGAAGATACAGTTTTCACTAA